CAGCATCGCCGCCATCTCGGCGGAGCCGCTCGAGGGTCGGGAGGTCGTGGACGTTTCCGGACACGTAGTCGCCCCCGGGTTCATCGATCTGCACGCGCACGGTCAGGACCCGTTCAGCCGCGACCTCCAGGTGCGCGACGGCGTCACCACGGCGCTCGAGTTGGAGGGCGGAGCTTGGCCGGTCGACGCGTGGTACGCGGAGCGGGAGGGGAAGTGGAGAATCAACTTCGGTGCGACGACCAGCTATGGAGCCGCACGGAGTGAGGCGTTTTCCGGTGATCGAGGGGCCAGGGTTTACGACGACGCGACGCCTGAGCAGATCGAGCGGATGCAGGAGGCCCTCGCGCTCGGTTTGACGCAAGGTGCGATCGGTGTGGGACTCGGGCTGCAGTACATTCCCGGTGCCAGTCGGGCAGAGATCTTCCGGGCGTTCCAGACCGCTGCGACACACGGGGTGACCGTCTTCGTGCACATCCGCTACGGCGGTATCCTCGAGCCGGAGACCAGCATTGCCGCGGTTCAGGAGATGATCGCCGACGCCGCGGGATCGGGAGCATCGGTGCACATCGTGCACATCGGCTCGAGCGGGCTCACGCAGATCCCCATCCTCCTCGACATGATCGAGACCGCCCATGACGGCGGCGTCGACGTCACCACGGAGGTCTACCCGTACACAGCCGCGTCGACCGGTATCCAGGCGGCGATCTTCGACGAGGGCTGGCGGGAGCGATTGGGCAGTGACTACTCCGATATCGAGTGGGTGGCGACCGGAGAGCGCTTGGATTCGGCTTCCTTTCAGGCGTACCGGGAAGAGGGCGGGATGATTATCGCGCACATCATTCCGAAGGATGAGATGGAGTACGCGATCGGACATCCGGCCGTGATGATCGCGAGCGATGGCGTCGGGTTCGTCGATGGCCGCGCGCATCCCCGCGGAGCCGGCTCCTTCGCGCGGGTTCTGGGCCATTACGTTCGGGAGGAGGGCGTCCTGACGCTCATGAGCGCGCTTCGAAAGATGACGATCATGCCGGCTGACCGACTCGAGGCGGTGGTTCCGGCGATGAGCCGAAAGGGTCGAGTATCGGTCGGCGCGGATGCGGACCTCACGATCTTCAACCCTGCGACGGTCATCGATATCGCGACGTTCGCCGAGCCGGCCCAGCCCTCCGTCGGCATCCCTCACGTCCTGGTGGCCGGGCAGTTCGTGGTCCGCAATGGGGAGCTCGTCGACGGGGTCATGCCGGGCCAGCCGATCCGGAGGCGTCCGATCAGCTAGTCCTAAAATAAGCGAGTTGTGCAACGAACGCCTGTGGGTCGTGCGACAGACGCTAAAGCAGCTTATCAGCCTGCGAGTAGTGGATTTTAGTCGG
The window above is part of the Gemmatimonadota bacterium genome. Proteins encoded here:
- a CDS encoding amidohydrolase family protein; this encodes MVCEGVRVRLGGAIPRCLGSFARGAGAVALVLSFGTAAAAAQTYDLVLQGGRVMDPESGMDAVMNVGILNGSIAAISAEPLEGREVVDVSGHVVAPGFIDLHAHGQDPFSRDLQVRDGVTTALELEGGAWPVDAWYAEREGKWRINFGATTSYGAARSEAFSGDRGARVYDDATPEQIERMQEALALGLTQGAIGVGLGLQYIPGASRAEIFRAFQTAATHGVTVFVHIRYGGILEPETSIAAVQEMIADAAGSGASVHIVHIGSSGLTQIPILLDMIETAHDGGVDVTTEVYPYTAASTGIQAAIFDEGWRERLGSDYSDIEWVATGERLDSASFQAYREEGGMIIAHIIPKDEMEYAIGHPAVMIASDGVGFVDGRAHPRGAGSFARVLGHYVREEGVLTLMSALRKMTIMPADRLEAVVPAMSRKGRVSVGADADLTIFNPATVIDIATFAEPAQPSVGIPHVLVAGQFVVRNGELVDGVMPGQPIRRRPIS